One Tissierellales bacterium genomic window, GACATTTTGTTAACGGTATCTTTTCTTAAAATTCTTAAATTTTTAAAAAAGTTAACACAAAATATGAACAACGTGCTATAATCTACACATGCATGTAATTAAATCTATGTTTAGGAGGAAAGATCATGAACAAAAGAAACATTGCAAAAAGATTATTAGCAGTAGGTATCAGTGTCTTGATGTGCACATCTATTATTCCAGCGAGTGCTCAGAGTCAAGATGAAAGAGTACAAAAATGGGCATCGGTTTTAGACAAATGTATTGAAACTGAGGTTCAGGAAGCAGAAACACTAAAAGCAGAGAATCAAGCTAAAGAAGCAGTAGACAAGGCTAGTTGGGAGTATGAAAACAATAACTATTTGTATTTAGCAGATACGCTTCCTATAAATGACAGCATTTATGGATCTTTTAATTCAGCTAAAGACTTAGATTGTTTCAAAACAGAGATAGACAAGCCAGGTATATTAACATTTACATGCACATCTGACGAGGGAACTGCAGAAGATTTTGATTTTGCACTAGTTGATGAGAGAGGTAATGTACTTAAATTTGCAGAGGCAGATGAAGATTTAGCTCGTACAAAATCACTTGAAGTAAATCCAGCATTAGACCCAGATTATTATATTGTGGTATTGCCAAATAGCGAGAGTGTAGTTAAGTCTACTTACAAATTAGATTGTGAATATGAAGAATTAGAAAACTATGTTGCTATAGACGATATTCAAATCAATAAAGATGAGTTTGTTCTTAAAGAAGGTAGCACATTAGAATTAGACTATACATTAAATCCAGAAAATGCTACAGAATCTGTAACGTTTGTATCAACAGATGAAGACGTAGCTACAGTAGATGAAAATGGAGTTGTAACAGGAGTGTCTACAGGTAGTTGTGAAATTAAAATGATGAATCCAAGAGAAACAGTGAAATCATTTGCAAAAGTATTTGTTGAATCAGATATAGAGATCAATTCTTTTGAATTTGGAAAAGAAAGATATATGGCACAAAAGGGCGATCAGATCAATTTGAAAACAGCACTTGGATTGCCAGAAGATGCGTATGTTCACATTGCATGGGATTTAAATGATGATTTAGGAACTATAAATGAAGATGGAATTTTCTATGCTGAAAATGAAGGTGTTGCTAAAGTAACGGCAACTTATGGTGAAGATACAGCATATGCATATTTGATAGTTGGTAGAATTGAAAGAAGAGTAGAGAGAAGAGCAATTTTAGTTGGTAATGGAGATTACCCAGGAAAAGTAAATGACTTAAACGGACCTCCTTATGATGTAGAGAGATTAGAGACAGTATTTAATAAAGCTGATTTTGAGGACAAGGGAGATTTCGCAGAAGTAAATACTTATGCTGATTTAGATAGAGCTGGTTTGCAGCAAGCTATAGATGACATGAGACCTTTAGTTGGAAAAGAAGATATAACTTATTTCTACTATTCAGGTCATGGTAATACAGATGGAAGAACTAGTTCTCTTTGCATGATGAATGATGACGTAAAAGTAGCAGAATTAAAAGAGATGTTAGATGAATTGCCAGGAGTTAAGGTTGTATTCTTAGACAGCTGTTTCTCAGGTGGATTCATTGGAAAAGCAGATGCTTCAGATTCTCAATTAGAGCAATTCAATGATGATGTAGTAGAGATTTTTGGAAGCCATTCAAAATCACTTCTTACAGAAGGACCTTACAAAGTTTTAACTGCTTCATCTAAAACTGAGACATCTATAGAATTTGGTGGAACTCCACCTTATGGAATCTTTACGAAGTTATTGACAGATTCAAGTGGATACGAAGGAAACTATCCAGCAGATGCTAATGGCGATAGTGCTGTAACACTTAGAGAGAGTTATGATCATATTTATGAGGCAATTCTTTCAAGAAGCCCTAACCAACACATGCAAATATTCCCAGAAGATAGCCAATTTGAATGGATGCGTTATGAAGGAGTACACACAACATATCTAGACAATATTAGCTTTGCTGATGCGAATAAGACAATCGCTGTAGGCGAAAATGGAGAATTAGATCTTACATTTGAACCAGCAGATGCTAGTAATAAGAGTGTATTCTACTATTCAGATGACGCTGAGCTTGTAAGCGTAGATTTAGAAGGAAACTACACAGCATTAAAAGCAGGAGAGACAACTCTTCATGCAATAAGTGTAGATGGTCTTTATGAAGCAGAAATGAAAATTGTGGTTGAGTAGTATCTAAAAAATATTCAAGAAA contains:
- a CDS encoding Ig-like domain-containing protein produces the protein MNKRNIAKRLLAVGISVLMCTSIIPASAQSQDERVQKWASVLDKCIETEVQEAETLKAENQAKEAVDKASWEYENNNYLYLADTLPINDSIYGSFNSAKDLDCFKTEIDKPGILTFTCTSDEGTAEDFDFALVDERGNVLKFAEADEDLARTKSLEVNPALDPDYYIVVLPNSESVVKSTYKLDCEYEELENYVAIDDIQINKDEFVLKEGSTLELDYTLNPENATESVTFVSTDEDVATVDENGVVTGVSTGSCEIKMMNPRETVKSFAKVFVESDIEINSFEFGKERYMAQKGDQINLKTALGLPEDAYVHIAWDLNDDLGTINEDGIFYAENEGVAKVTATYGEDTAYAYLIVGRIERRVERRAILVGNGDYPGKVNDLNGPPYDVERLETVFNKADFEDKGDFAEVNTYADLDRAGLQQAIDDMRPLVGKEDITYFYYSGHGNTDGRTSSLCMMNDDVKVAELKEMLDELPGVKVVFLDSCFSGGFIGKADASDSQLEQFNDDVVEIFGSHSKSLLTEGPYKVLTASSKTETSIEFGGTPPYGIFTKLLTDSSGYEGNYPADANGDSAVTLRESYDHIYEAILSRSPNQHMQIFPEDSQFEWMRYEGVHTTYLDNISFADANKTIAVGENGELDLTFEPADASNKSVFYYSDDAELVSVDLEGNYTALKAGETTLHAISVDGLYEAEMKIVVE